The DNA window TGTTTCCCCTTCATCCTAGTGCTTAAAAGCTCAACAAGACTCAAAGTAGCTTCATTTGCTGAACACTGTGAAGAGGATTAAGTGAAGCCTCACAGGACATGGCCCTCTTCTCTTGACTCCTTCCCATCTATTTCTTCCCAGGAATTTAGGCCACTGCAAACTGACTGCTAGAATTCTGATCGCCACTGatccactttctctccagattTTGACGGGTCCTTGCAGAACTAACTCTGAATTAGAAATTCTCAGCCCCCTGTACCCCAGGTCACCAAGAAATATGCTACTATAgttatctatttgtttttctctctaatgATTAATGTATTAAACGGGATCATTTATACTCATTCTAAGAAATTATCTGAAGTGAGCAAGAGTGATACATAATTTCTAGTACCTTTGGCTTATTGATTTTTAGGCACTCAGACTCCTGACCAGCcaggaaaatattaaagagatCCTAGCagcctttttatttaaatagtggCTTACTGTGCCAGTATTTGCatccattaataaatatttttgtgtctttcatcTTTGAAATAGAGAAGCAGATTCATCAAGCTTTGAATAATACATCTGACAAGTGACTAGCCCATTGTTAAAATTTAGCACAGGggaaatgctattttttaattggtCAGGAAAGCTTACATAAACCAGTCATAATGGAAATCCTCCTCACTGGAgtgtgccttcccctccccccaaaagaatTTCTTCTTGATCACCCTTGTATCTTTTATGAACATATGTACTTATATGCCTTTTATTGCACTTGCAAAACTATATGGTAATTAGACACTTACTTGGCACTACATCAAgactttcagcttttttttttaatgtttatttatttttgagagagagagagcacgagctggggaggggcagagaaagagagagggagacccagcatccgaagcaggctccaggctccgagctgtcagcacagagcccgacgcggggctcgaacccacaaactgtgagatcatgacctgagccagagtcggacacttaaccgactgagccacccaggtgcaccaagacTGTCAGCTTCTTGAGGAGATTTGCCTTCATTGGTCCCGGGCAGTAGAGCAAAGTGGTTGAAGAGGGCAGAATCTGGAGGTAGATGGTGGCCTAGATCCCCACTCTGACTCTCCGTTTACCAGCTGTTtgatcttgggaaagttaccTCTCTTCAATTCCCTTATTTGTAAAATCTAAATaatacctcacagagttgttgagaggcttaaatatataattttctaaattatagcTTTAAAAACGTTAGGGAATTCTTTGACATGCAGACACTCCATGTTTCTCTGAGTGCCGGTTACTGCCGATCAAAAACAGAGCGGAAGGATGCGGACGTCAGAATGTACGAATGCAGTGCTGACTACCTCGAGTGCCGGTCCAGGCCTCCCCTTGGCTTTCCCGAAGCACAGTCAGAGCCCTTCAGCACAAAACCCACTTTTTCTCAAGTGTCTACCCTTTGTGCCTCCCATTACCGAGTGTCCTCCCCTCCCTGTTCGGAAAGCTGTATTGGACATCCTAATTGTAACAATGACTGGAGGAAACTACCAGCATTTGATAGGTGACATCTAAATGGGCCAAGGACACTCAGGGCTCAGAAACGGGAAGTGGAACCTAATACAACCCAAAATCATTCCACCCAAAATGACAATAGCACTCCTACCTCGAGAAACACTAGTAGCTCCTAGATTCTTTTCTCTACTTAAATTGGGAATCAACTTTTCACAAAACTGATGCACAATTGCATAAGATCAGCCTGTGCCAGAAACCATGCCATGTACCTTGCAGAGTGTAGACCAGGTTGAAATTCTCCACACATACAATCTGCTGtgttgtgtctctttctcttttctgtgtgtgaGTTTCCCTTAGGTTAATGTGATGGGTGTGCTTCAAGTTTGTTACTTAAGAGttctagtggggcgcctgggtggctcagtcagttgagtgtccaactctacctcaggtcatgatctcacagttcgtgggttcaagccccgcgttgggctctgtgctgacagctcagagcctggagcctgcttgggattctgtgtctccctgtctctctgtcccttccccgttcatgctctgtctcactctgtctcaaaaataaataaaacattaaaaagaaaagttctatTATTCCATTATTTACAATTCAGACTTTAAGATCTGTGCTGTTTTAGGACTCCTAAACTCCTTAATGTATAAAGAGCACATTTGATAATTAGGAGATCCAACAAGATCATGTGTGTAAGAGAAGaagtatgttttattaaaaataactaatgttggggcacctgggtggctcaatcggttgagtgcctgtctttggctcaggtcatgatctaatggtttgtgggtttgagccccacgtcaggctgtgctgatagtgtggagcctgcttgggagtctctatctccctctctttctgcccctccccagcttgctcactctttttctctctctctcaaaaataaacattgaaaaaaattggggtgcctgggtggctcagttggttaagtgactctcttgatttcagttcaggtcatgatctcctggtttgtgggattgagccctgcattgggctccacactgggcgtggggcctgcttaagattctctctctttctctctctgcccttctaccactcatgctatctctctctcaaaataaataagcttttaaaatattattaaaatttttcaaaaaaataactaATGCACGTGAAATTTAAGTATTAATAAGGAGTActcaaaataatgtaataaaagtaaaaataaggcaATAGCCCAGCTAAGTGTGATTAGTGAGATAAAGATTATTAAGTCAAGTTCATCTAAAACTAGTTGATatatgggtcacctgggtggctcagtcagttaagtgtcaaattcttggtttcggctcaggtcatgatctcatggttcatgagtttgagccccgcatcaggctcagtgctgccggtgcagagcctgcttgggaatctctctctttccctctctctctctgtccctctcccactcacgtacacacactctctctctttctcaaaataaataagctttaaaaaaattaaattaattgacagacaacaaaaaattataaatctatatacatatgcacatattttaattctattagagtcatacataaaaataagaaatatatgctttagggggtgcctgggtggcacagtcggctaagtgtctgactcttgatttcagctcaggtcatgatttcattgtttgtgagattgagccccaagtcgggctgacggtgcagagcctgcctgggatcctctctctccctctctgtctgcccctcctctactcacgctctttctctgtcaaaatgaataaataagcacttaaaaaatatatatgctttagatgaaaagaagagggagagcatGGGAAAAGAAAGTTGAACATGTTCTTTAGTCTTCCTCTCCTACATCTCTAACTGAGGCCAGCATGATGAACATTGAAAGAATAAAGCAAATTAGTAactattgtattttcttcttcctggttaTCGAAGGTCACCATGGAGCACTCCCCCACCATTCCCTTACCACCCCCTTTCCCTTAAGTTCATAAAGctcttttctgtatatttcctGATAACAGCTGAATAGAACCCATTTTCATCAGTAAATGGCAGGTGACTTCATTGGTGACCAGGACAGGAGTTAATAAAGCCTCTCCAGTGATTTAGTGTGATCATCAGGGGAAGAGATGAAAAAGGCCCCTTGATTTAGTGCATGTCCTTCAAACTGCTGTTCATGAAATCATTTTAGAAGGTCTgaacaggcatttaaaaaatggaatatgatAAAATGTAATAGGAAATATCAGCAGGCATTGTACAGATCCTTAGCAAAAACTGAGATTTAAGAAATACCACAACTAGTTGCCATCAGTGGTGAgcaggagaaggcaggaaaggacTGAATGAGTCTACACATTGGTCTGGGGTGGagttgtttttatcttttgcttACTGCTATTCTGATACTTGTAACACAGGAACTAACAGTATATGGTTTATCTTATGTTGACAATTTGCAGTTGGTTCTAAAATGAAGAGGGCAGGGAAGCTTTTATCTTGCTTTTAgcgaaaatgtaaataaaaactttcaactgAGTTTTGTTTATAAACACATGGTAGCTCAGTCGATAGTGGTTACAACTTATAATATGTTGTATTGGTCTCCTACTGTCACCTAATTTAGAGACTTTAAAGAGTACAAACTTATGattttacagttctgtaggttagAAGTCTGACAGGGTCTCACTAggctaagatcaaggtgtcaaaGGCGCTGCAATCCTTTCTGAaggctctctttgccttttctagcttccagAGGCTTCCAGAGGCCCCCATTCCTTCACTCAGGgacctcttcctccatcttcaaagccagcaatattgaatttctttggcttttctgCAATAGTCGCATCTCCTCTGATTGAAGTCTGGAAAAGTTCTCCTCTTTTAATGACTTTGTACGATTCCATTCAGTCCATCCAGAAAgtccaagataatctccccaaGCCAAGATCCTTGACCTCAATTACATCTACAAAATCTATTTTGCCATGTTAAGGTAGCATATTCCTAGGTTCTGGGGATCAGGGTGCAGACTTCTTTGGGAGGCCATTTTTTTTGTCTATCATAGTTGTCTATATTGACTcttgcttccaaaatatttttcttgtaaaataaatttatgtaagGAAATTAGTTGATTTAAGGAAAGCATAGTAGAAAATGTGCTTGGACAtggcaaaaataatgaaaatggcaTTCAAATGACTAAAGTTTGGGAAATACACTTCCCCTGACAGCCCAATACCAGAAGAGACTATAGGCCAGAGAGACGGGAGAGCCGCCCAGATTCCAGTTGCTCTGCCACAACCAGCTGGGTCTGTCCAGCCTTCTCAGCCACATGgcttcactttcctcatcctGAAGGTGGGGATTATACCAGCCAGACGGTCTCCAAAGGTCCTTCCACGTCCAAATTCCTAATTCTATGTAAATGGTTATGttataaatttaaatgtcagGGTTAAATATATCATGAAATATATCTAAATGTCATGTACTATTCATAAGATTAAAACAAGGGTtctgttttaaatgcttactgCCCCAAATTTAGTTGTTAAGTCCAAAATGTCAGGCCTCGGCTGATTATTTCAATGATCGCTGTCATACTTGTGAGAGATTGTCTTGCCAGGGTTTTTCTATTCgaaggttgtttgtttttaataaacaccATTTTGAACTGGTGAATACTTTTATCATTGCTCTTATCAAACAACTGTGGATTTTTTGAGGACATTTCCTGAACTTAGCCAAATAGGGAGTATTAGGTAGAAGATGAACAGTTGGTGAAAGAAGTCTCCCAAATTAGGTAGACATTTAAAAGGATTGGTGATtcggagtgcctgagtggctcagtcagttaagtgtccgacttcggcccaggtcatgatctcacggtttgtgggttcgagccccacatcgggctgtgtgctgacagtgcagagcctgcttgggattctctctttctccctctgtctctctctccctccctcactttcactctctctctcaaaataaataaataaactcaaaaacttaaaaggatTGATGATTCTTCAAGTGCAcacttatattaaaaacatttaacaaggGGAGAGATACCTCTACCACTCTTGAGATAATAAGTTGTTTCACGTCTGGTAATTCTTGATgactttctgttcttttaattaaaactacATATTAAGgaggtattttattcctttctctgctAAGAAAACCTTCAAGCTCAATATCATAttccctaaaataaaatcaattttgtcCTGAAATGCAGTTTGAAAAAACTGTGACAGGCTGTGTTCTTTGATTATCTCGTAAATAACAGTTTCATATCAGCTcaccttcctcctgccccctcccctctttcatttTGTGCCAATCACAGGTGGATGCTCAGTATCACCCCGCAGCACAAGATAAATAAGCTTGGAAGGTTTCCTAGCAACATATTGTTCTGGGAACCTGCTCTGTTTCCCTGAACTCGATGAAGCCAAACATCTTAGACTCTCAGCCAGATGGGCAAGGATGAGCTTATTGAGGGcgtttaatgcattttttaaaaaatttcacattGAAATGAACCTTTTAACATAAGTAGCAAGATTGACTTTTAAAGGGATActtttttacatgaaaaaaaattctgtagcacttggaatttgagaaatatgGTTTTAGAAGAAATGCTCTTTGAAGCACGCTTGCAATGTGGCATCCAGTCATTGGTGACTGGATCCATCGTAGAACCGGCTGGGAAATACTTCCGCATAGGACTGCTGTTCAGTTGCAGAAACCCTGACTTACTTCCCATCTTGAAGGTAAATGGCCTCGGGAGGAAGCACCCTCCTTACAGAACTCCCTTCTCCCCTTGAGCCTGCTCCCGGGAATGCCCGAAACACCTGTCCCTGCTTGAAGCTCTGAGaccttcttcttcccttttgcCTCGGCTCCAGGGCTACCAGTGCTGGAGATTTGCCAGTTCATTTTAAGaggctggttttgggttttggagTGTATGATTAATAGCACACAGGGGAAAGAAACctagaggaaatggaggctccctgttaaagtcaagaaaaaaatcatgttgtgGCTGCTGTTTTGTTGGCACACAACCATGTATGTTTTCCTGGTTTGTCTGATGCGCTTGAGGCCACACGGCCGGCAGGTGgtgcttccctctcttttgcaCTCTGGTTGGTCGGGTGGACTGTTGAAGGTCTCTGGAGATGGAGCAAGACAAAATCAGTGTCTCCTGACACTTGCCAGCAGTGGTTTTGCGAGTCAGTGACACCCTGAAAAATGTCCTTACTTCTTGCTCGACTGGGGAGATATTCCCCCATCAGCCAGATGAATATTGTCATCATGTGGTTGTTGAATTATGATAATCCACTGTCTCAAATTTGGACTGAGTTTGTGCAACTTCCCAGGTGTGGTAAGAAGCAGGTAATTCCAGTATTTCAGAGTGCTCCTGGATGGAACAGAAGAATTAGAGTAAGATGGGGCAGGACACATGGCGTCTCTGCTTTGTATTTAACACATTCTCTGGCCAGATTCTCACACACTAATTGcatgttttttaaataccatattttGAACTTGATGAGAAACACTCTATTGAGAGAGCCTCGTCTGGGCCAATGTCTTAAATGGGTATCATGACACAGTGACTTAAGTAGGTGTCATGACAGTTACTGAGGAGCATCAACGCACATCCCTGCCTTCAAGTTCCtaagaatctagaaaaataacacattcgttatctttaaaaaaaattaggcaaaccttttcttcctcttaagtCACTTACTTGAAGACCTAAACATTGAATAAAGATTTTGATGTTGAAAGGAATTCTATCATTTTGATTGTTCAAGGAAAGCCTAAAAGTAAACTTCATCTGTTATATGGAATATAAGAAGTTATAATACGTTAATTTtattgaatactttaaaaaaacgattaaaaaaaatatccaggaactggggcacctgggtagctcagtcagttaagcatctgacttcggcccaggtcatgatctcacggttcgcgagttcaagccccgtcgggctctgtgctgacagtgcagagcctggagcccgcttcggattctatgtctccctctctctctgtccctgccctgcccctactcacactctgtctctgtctctctcaacaataaataaacattaaaaataataataataataaatatccaGGAACCACACAATATTTTACATACTTTGTCTGTGTTACAGCACTTAATTCTCCTGACAGACATTTTGAAGGAGAAATGTATTTGCCTGGcatgttacagatgaagaaattcagGCTAAGAGAGGTTAAATACCTGTTTGCCAAGAGGTTTCatagttaataataaaaaaggtagGCATTCAGACTTTGATCCATCTAGTGCCAAATTCTATGACCTTTATACTatgttaagtttatttgtttattttaagaatttgaagaTTCTGTAAGATCTAGTCTTTTTCCAGTAAACAGACTACTGTCTTTTAAAGATGACACAATTTTAGCAAGAAATAGATGAGTCGTTTCGATGATTTTCTATTATGTCATTACAGCACAATGATTCTGTTATTTCTTGGGAGTTTTCAGTGACAAACTTTAGAATCTTCTTTCTCGCTGGATGGTATACTGactatttaaatatgtttttgttgctcagtttttttatttttataaaataattttcatttttaacctgGTAAAAGGCTATGAATGAATGTTACTTAAAAGTATTTAGAGTTAATAGCACTGTTAGATACATTTACAAGAAAAGTTGTGACGTAACAATATTGCAGAACAGAAATGGACGGACTGTAGCCcatgtttgtaaataaagtgttgttggaacacagccactcTGATTTGTTTATGTGTCACTTGTGGCAGCTTTTTGTGCAGTAACAACAGAGTAGGGAAGCCGTGACCTAGACTATGTGGCCCACCAAGCCTAAAATACACTATCtggacctttacagaaaaaggttGCAGATTCTTGCTCTAGAGTCTAGacttcttccccctctcctttgaGTTGGGTGTGCTCCATTAGAATGCCAGAGACTTAAGTGGGAAACAcatcagaaaatgttttcctaaagAATCGCCTTGTCTAACGTGCTTTTTCTCTAATCCCTGCAGGTACCGAccaagaaactgaagaaatatgagaaagaatATCAGACAATGCGAGAGAGTCAGCTGCAACAAGAAGACCCAATGGATAGATACAAGGTATGGGCGGCAGGGGTCACCCGTCAGAGCAAAGTGCCTTCTGCACCCTAAGGTCGCAGTAAGTGTGGCAAGTTCAGTGTCCTCCGCTCCCTTTTGATTGACTTAGATGCTCTCTGACCATGATAAATGTCcaggtatgttttcatttcaggaAACTCTTGAGTAGCCAAccataatatttcttttctttcagtttgtatATTTGTAGGAAACTCCACCTGTTGCATTTATACTGGGAGTCTTCAtaagaagctgagagaaagagaggggaaaaagaaagaaagtggctATCGACTactttcaaaaatgagaaaaaaaggaaaatggcaaaGTACTGTTTTAGCTGTGCGTGGTCACATCCACAAAGACTGTTAGAAGGTGAACTGTTCCAAGACTGGCACCAGAATGTTTCAGACTTTCCTCTGTCTGTggcaaatgttaaaaatacaaactcatttggaaggaaaaataaaacccacaaaggTTAATGGAGCACAGTATTGGTGTTTGTTGCAACATTTATTTCTACAAATTTATGAGAAACAAGTGACATTTCACTACAGTATGCAGTTTCAGAATCAGAGTGATTTCAATTTAATATCTTAGTTAactgtagtattttattttccatgggGCCATTCACAGAGATCCATCTCTTCAGTGGTAATTAGCAGCACTGTTCCCATGATGCAGTGTTGGGGAAACACtgattttgaacttattttttccAACTGTAATATTATTGTCCcttgaacatgtttttaattcCTCAGATTCCTACAGGTGCATAATGGTTCCCTCCCTCTGCATGTCAGTAACATTAGGATTAGAGAATATTGCATTTTCACACAGAGCATCACCAATGCCAGAATAGCCTACCAAATAATATACTGGGGTCGCATTGTCAGATCGCCCACAACAGGGTGACTTGTACCTCTGTGACTCCGGTTGCCTTTATGTGGTCGGAAACACATGGGCAGCTGTAGTCACAGAACGGCTTGTCCTCGCTGCTGAACTGAAtagcgcgggggtggggggctcggaGTGGGGTGTGCCGGCAGCAGTATGTGGATTTTGTGGTcaggcctgagttcaaatcctggctttcagaaaacaaaaacaccatcgTAGGATTTGGAATCCACATTAGGGGTTTCAATATCTACCCCGTTGTTCAGCAGCTTGGGCTGTTAGTGaacttcttcctcctctgtaaagcaTGTAGCTTGGGCATTTCCTTGAATGACTTGTAAAGATGAGGGATTTTGTGTGTCACGTACCTAGCACGTGGTTGGTGTTCGATAAACGGTTGTTATTAGCCTCACTAGGCCAACTCCTCCAATTACCCAGCTGTGACTAGAGTCATAGCCCCTTTGGGGGTCTGTTCCTCCAGTCCCCCACTTCCCTATTTCACATTTCTCCCCAGTAGTATTGCTACCCCATAACCTGACGTTTCTCTCCTTGTTTCTCGAACTGGCTACAGGAGTGATAATAAGATTCCCCCGTACTGCTGTGGCAGATAACTGTTAACGCTTAAGGTGCTCACAGAATACAGTTTGCAGCTaattcccaccaccaccacctcccaatAAAACCCGTTTTCACGTAGCTCATGTAGCATGCTGCTTTAAAAAGGCTTGAAGcagtaattataaaatattcttaaggATCCAAAACGAAGC is part of the Felis catus isolate Fca126 chromosome F1, F.catus_Fca126_mat1.0, whole genome shotgun sequence genome and encodes:
- the RABGAP1L gene encoding rab GTPase-activating protein 1-like isoform X17; protein product: MMEEISIMVAYDAHVFSQLHDEDFLTSLVAISKPRSMVPTKKLKKYEKEYQTMRESQLQQEDPMDRYKFVYL